GCTAACAATGCCTCACCCTTAACAATATGGTTAGCAAAGTTATTTAGAACATCAATATGTTGTTGTCCCATAACCATTTCAAATTCTTCAACTGTTTCTTCCACATAATCAGACATATTCATTTGACCCATGAATAATTTCACAACATCAGCCATGTCCATTTTTTCAGAAATTTCTTGTTCTGGATTAACAAGTTTTTTAATGATTAATTTTTTAGAATCTTCAACAACGATTTTTCCTTTTGTACCGAAAATTTCAAAACGGTCTGTTCCGATCATATCATTCGTACATGTAATAAATGAACCTGTTGCACCATTACCAAAATCAAGTAATGCATTGACTTCATTTTCAACAATAATATTACGTCCAGCACCATATTGTAGTTTAGCAGTTACCTTTTCTGGTTTTCCACAAATCCATTGTAAAAGGTCTAATTGGTGAGGTGCTTGGTTAACGAGAACACCGCCGCCTTCTCCACCCCAAGTTGCACGCCAGTCACTTTGGTTGTAGTAGCCTTGTGGTCTCCACCATGTTGTGATAATCCATGTAGCACGTTGTAAATCACCAATTTCCTTATTATCCATCAATTCTTTTACGCGACGGTATAATGGATTTGTACGTTGGTTAAAGAAAATCGCAAACGTTGTGTCTGAGTATTCTTCTGAAGCTTCAATTAAGCGTTCTACTTCTTTTGTATAAACACCAGCTGGTTTTTCCCCTAGTAAATGAATGCCACGTTTTAAAGCGTCAATCCCCATAACAACGTGATCATAGTGAGGAACAGTTGTGACAATCGCATTAACAACGCCTGAATCTAATAAGTCTAAATAGTTATCAAAAACAGGTAAACCTGGGAAGTCTTTAGCAATTTTCTCACGTTTAGCTGGATCAATATCACAAATCGCTGCTAATTCAATCAGATCTTCATTTAAACGCTCATCCTTTTGAGCAAAGAAGCTAGCGTACATGCCACCTTCTGCACCATATCCAATAATTCCTAATTTAACTTTTTCTGTCATTTAAATTCTCCTCCACTAATAAATTGATAATATTGTTTTTTGTACTGACTAGGTGAAAGGCCAATGTTTTTCTTAAAAAATCGGCTGAAATGAGCTTCACTCTCAAAGCCATTCTCTTGAGAAATCACTTTGATTAGTTGATTTGGCTCCTGAGTAATTTGACTACGCGCCTTCGACAAACGATACTGCATCAAGTATGTCATAATCGTATGTCCAGTTACTTCTTTAAAGACATGAGACATATAAGACTTACTTATATTAACCGCTTGAGATACGTCGTCGATTGAAATAGAACGATGATAATTCTTAAACAAGAAATTAGATACTTTTTCGGCGATTTCCGTTTTCTCATCTCGAAAACCTTGGTCTTTACGGATAATATAATCGGTAGAAATAGAGATGTGAATCAGCAACTGAACAACCGCTAATTTCAAACGTGCTTCATTCAATCTATTTTCCTCTAAGTCGACTAAAGTTGCGATTTCACCAATCATATTCTCGATGATTGCTTCATCTCGTTTCTTAAAAATCCGAATTAAACCGCTACTATTCTCTTCAAACAGGTTTAATAATCGTTCTAAATTTATATCTTGTAATAGCGGACGAATCCAATCTGAATCAAAACGTAAAACGCTTCGTTCATAATCTTGGGGATCACCAGAAACGTATGCTTTATGAATCGTCATACCATCTAGCAT
This genomic interval from Jeotgalibaca arthritidis contains the following:
- a CDS encoding Gfo/Idh/MocA family protein, which encodes MTEKVKLGIIGYGAEGGMYASFFAQKDERLNEDLIELAAICDIDPAKREKIAKDFPGLPVFDNYLDLLDSGVVNAIVTTVPHYDHVVMGIDALKRGIHLLGEKPAGVYTKEVERLIEASEEYSDTTFAIFFNQRTNPLYRRVKELMDNKEIGDLQRATWIITTWWRPQGYYNQSDWRATWGGEGGGVLVNQAPHQLDLLQWICGKPEKVTAKLQYGAGRNIIVENEVNALLDFGNGATGSFITCTNDMIGTDRFEIFGTKGKIVVEDSKKLIIKKLVNPEQEISEKMDMADVVKLFMGQMNMSDYVEETVEEFEMVMGQQHIDVLNNFANHIVKGEALLAPGAEGINGVRLANAMHLSDWLDKEVDYNHDHNLYLEELNKRITEEGKFSTKA
- a CDS encoding AraC family transcriptional regulator, with the protein product MFEEQESAVVAATRMRGITYSLDFHTHKEYELVLLHGGNCRFLVGNQFFYLQPGQLLMLDGMTIHKAYVSGDPQDYERSVLRFDSDWIRPLLQDINLERLLNLFEENSSGLIRIFKKRDEAIIENMIGEIATLVDLEENRLNEARLKLAVVQLLIHISISTDYIIRKDQGFRDEKTEIAEKVSNFLFKNYHRSISIDDVSQAVNISKSYMSHVFKEVTGHTIMTYLMQYRLSKARSQITQEPNQLIKVISQENGFESEAHFSRFFKKNIGLSPSQYKKQYYQFISGGEFK